In bacterium, the genomic window GGTGTTCCTGCCGGCCGGCACGACGGGCTCCTTCACGGTGACCGTCGACGCCGCCTCGATCGGCGGTGACGGCGTCCCGGGCAACGGCGACACGACCGACCAGGACTTCGCCCTGATCGTCTACAACGGCTCGACCGGTCCGGTCGGTCCGAACGCGTCGTTCTTCGGCAGCCCGACCTCGGGCAACGCGCCGCTCTCGGTCAACTTCACCGACACCTCCTCGGGTGGCCCGACCGCGTGGTCGTGGACCTTCGGCGACGGCGGCACGTCGAGCGCCCAGAACCCCTCCCACACCTACGTGAACCCCGGCAGCTACTCCGTGACG contains:
- a CDS encoding PKD domain-containing protein encodes the protein VFLPAGTTGSFTVTVDAASIGGDGVPGNGDTTDQDFALIVYNGSTGPVGPNASFFGSPTSGNAPLSVNFTDTSSGGPTAWSWTFGDGGTSSAQNPSHTYVNPGSYSVTLAITAPGGSDSTTLTNYINVSAPPAPGIADGSFELQTAGAAPTTPWSVSGSGHVVNPAGGTTSDSGMPTNGTNWAEISGTST